The Melitaea cinxia chromosome 6, ilMelCinx1.1, whole genome shotgun sequence genome has a window encoding:
- the LOC123654434 gene encoding cytochrome P450 6B6-like isoform X1, protein MITIALFIIAICGLYFYGKRNHNYWELKGVKHDKPLPLFGNNARNYFVQISFSEMLNEFYWKYPNENVVGFYRASRPELIVRDPEIVKKILISDFHYFYPRGLNNHQDDVEPLLRNLFFADGDLWRLLRQRMTPAFTSGKLKAMFPLIVERAEKLQARALSAATTGTEIDARELMARYTTDFIGACGFGLQTDSLQDENSTFRKLGATIFKKSRKDVIVFMLKQIFPTVFKNLKVLTRVEKQILHLLDEVLRHRNYEPSGRNDFIDLLLECKKKGTIVGESIERTKPDGKPEIATLEMDVELMAAQVFIFFAAGFETSSSATSTTLHELAYHPEVQSKVHEEIDRVLAKYDNKLSYDAIKEMTYLEWAFKEGMRIFPSLGFLIRECARKYTFEEMKLTVDEGVRVYIPVQAMHNDPKYFDNPSEFRPERFDPANFDANNKYVYLPFGAGPRACIGERLGLMQSLAGLAAILAHFSVRPAPSTIRRPLVDPNSGIVQAVKGGERLGLMQSLAGLAAILARFSVKPAPSTIRHPVVDPKSGIVQAVKGGLPLLFIERKP, encoded by the exons ATGATAACTATCgctttatttataattgcgATTTGCGGTCTTTACTTCTACGGAAAAAGGAACCATAACTATTGGGAGTTGAAAGGTGTGAAACATGATAAGCCATTGCCATTATTTGGAAACAATGCGAGAAATTATTTTGTGCAAATTAGCTTCTCGGAAATGCTTAATGAATTTTATTGGAAATATCCAAATGAAAATGTAGTGGGATTTTATCGAGCGTCTCGGCCAGAACTAATAGTTCGTGATCCGGAAATAGTCAAAAAGATACTTATTTCGgattttcattacttttatcCGCGTGGTCTAAATAACCACCAGGATGACGTGGAACCTTTATTACGTAATCTTTTTTTTGCTGACGGAGACTTATGGCGACTACTGCGACAGAGGATGACGCCCGCCTTCACGAGCGGCAAGCTGAAGGCCATGTTTCCGCTGATCGTGGAGCGCGCAGAGAAGCTTCAAGCGCGCGCTCTGTCCGCCGCTACTACAGGGACAGAAATCGACGCTCGCGAGCTCATGGCTCGCTATACAACGGACTTTATAGGCGCCTGTGGCTTTGGACTTCAAACCGACTCACTTCAAGACGAGAATTCTACTTTCAGAAAGCTTGGCgctactatatttaaaaaaagtcgcAAAGATGTTATAGTATTTATGTTAAAACAGATATTTCCCActgtgtttaaaaatttaaaagttcttaCTCGCGTGGAAAAACAAATACTTCATTTATTGGACGAAGTTCTGAGACACAGGAATTATGAACCATCAGGCAGAAATGATTTTATAGATCTCTTACTCGAGTGCAAGAAAAAAGGTACGATAGTAGGTGAGTCTATTGAAAGAACGAAACCAGACGGAAAGCCTGAAATCGCGACGTTGGAGATGGATGTTGAATTAATGGCAGCACAAGTATTTATATTCTTTGCGGCTGGATTCGAGACGTCATCCTCGGCGACTAGTACTACTCTCCACGAACTCGCTTACCACCCTGAAGTGCAGTCTAAAGTTCATGAAGAGATAGACAGAGTTTTAGCGAAGTACGATAATAAACTCAGCTATGATGCTATTAAGGAGATGACGTATTTGGAGTGGGCATTTAAAGAAGGAATGAGAATTTTCCCATCACTAGGCTTTTTGATTAGAGAATGTGCACGGAAGTATACTTTTGAGGAAATGAAACTAACAGTAGACGAAGGAGTTAGAGTGTATATACCAGTACAAGCGATGCATAACGATCCCAAATATTTCGATAATCCAAGTGAATTTCGACCAGAAAGATTTGATCCAGCCAATTTTGACGCAAATaacaaatacgtatatttacCTTTTGGTGCTGGACCGCGTGCTTGCATAG GGGAACGACTGGGACTGATGCAGTCTTTAGCAGGGCTGGCAGCAATATTAGCGCATTTTAGTGTTCGACCCGCACCTAGCACTATTCGTCGTCCACTTGTTGATCCTAATTCGGGCATTGTGCAAGCCGTGAAAGGAG GAGAAAGGCTGGGACTAATGCAGTCATTAGCAGGTCTTGCAGCTATTTTGGCACGGTTTAGTGTTAAACCTGCACCTAGCACTATTCGTCATCCAGTAGTCGACCCCAAATCTGGCATTGTGCAAGCAGTTAAAGGAGGTCTACCGCTACTCTTTATTGAAAGAAAGCcgtga
- the LOC123654434 gene encoding cytochrome P450 6B6-like isoform X2: MITLALFVILICGLYLYGKRNHTYWESKGVKHDKPMPLFGNTARSFFAQTSITQQITEFYWKYPNEKVVGLYGASRPQMIIRDPEIAKKILISDFNYFYPRGLNNHRHQIEPLLRNIFFVDGDVWRLLRQRMTPAFTSGKLKAMFPLIVERAEKLQARALSAATTGTEIDARELMARYTTDFIGACGFGLQSDSLQEENSAFRKLGATIFYRSPKDIMVFILKEVFPSIFKSFKLLPAVEKQLIPLVNEVLRQRNYEPSSRNDFIDLLLECKKKGTIVGESIEKIKPDGKPEIATLEMDDELISAQVFVFFAAGFETSSSATSTTLHELAYHPEVQSKVHEEIDRVLAKYDNKLSYDAIKEMTYLEWTFKEGMRIFPSLGFLIRECARKYTFEDINLTIDEGVRVFIPLQAMHNDPKYFDNPSEFRPERFDPANFDANNKYVYLPFGIGPRACIGERLGLMQSLAGLAAILARFSVKPAPSTIRHPVVDPKSGIVQAVKGGLPLLFIERKP; the protein is encoded by the exons ATGATAACTTTAGCTTTATTCGTTATTCTAATTTGCGGTCTTTATTTATACGGGAAAAGGAACCACACGTATTGGGAGTCGAAAGGAGTGAAACATGACAAGCCCATGCCATTATTTGGCAACACCGCGAGAAGTTTCTTCGCGCAGACTAGTATAACACAACAGATTACTGAATTTTATTGGAAATATCCAAATGAAAAGGTCGTAGGACTGTATGGAGCGTCTCGGCCACAGATGATAATTCGTGATCCTGAAATAGCTAAGAAGATACTTATTTCAGATTTCAATTACTTCTATCCGCGTGGTCTGAACAATCACAGGCATCAAATAGAACCTTTACtacgcaatattttttttgttgatggAGACGTATGGCGACTTTTGCGACAGAGGATGACACCCGCCTTTACGAGCGGTAAGCTGAAGGCCATGTTCCCGTTGATCGTGGAGCGCGCGGAGAAGCTTCAAGCGCGCGCTCTGTCTGCCGCTACTACAGGGACAGAAATCGACGCTCGCGAGCTAATGGCTCGCTACACAACGGACTTTATAGGCGCCTGTGGCTTTGGACTTCAATCCGATTCATTACAAGAGGAAAACTCTGCCTTCAGAAAACTCGGCGCTACTATATTTTACAGAAGCCCTAAAGATATTATGGTATTCATATTGAAGGAGGTGTTTCcttcaatatttaaaagttttaaattgttaccaGCGGTGGAAAAACAACTAATTCCTTTAGTGAATGAAGTTTTAAGACAGAGGAACTATGAACCATCAAGCAGAAATGATTTTATAGATCTCTTACTGGAGTGTAAGAAAAAAGGAACGATAGTGGGCGAgtcaatagaaaaaataaaaccagACGGAAAGCCTGAAATCGCAACTTTAGAGATGGACGATGAATTAATCTCAGCACAAGTATTTGTATTCTTTGCGGCTGGATTCGAGACGTCATCCTCGGCGACTAGTACCACCCTCCACGAACTCGCTTACCACCCCGAAGTGCAGTCTAAAGTTCATGAAGAGATAGACAGAGTTTTAGCGAAGTATGATAATAAACTCAGCTACGATGCTATTAAAGAGATGACGTATTTGGAATGGACATTCAAAGAAGGAATGAGAATCTTCCCATCACTAGGCTTCTTGATCAGAGAATGTGCACGGAAATATACTTTCGAGGATATAAACCTAACAATAGACGAAGGAGTGAGAGTGTTTATACCATTACAAGCGATGCACAACGATCCCAAATATTTTGACAATCCAAGTGAATTTCGACCAGAAAGATTTGACCCAGCCAATTTTGACGCGAAtaacaaatatgtttatttaccatttggtATCGGACCGCGTGCATGCATAG GAGAAAGGCTGGGACTAATGCAGTCATTAGCAGGTCTTGCAGCTATTTTGGCACGGTTTAGTGTTAAACCTGCACCTAGCACTATTCGTCATCCAGTAGTCGACCCCAAATCTGGCATTGTGCAAGCAGTTAAAGGAGGTCTACCGCTACTCTTTATTGAAAGAAAGCcgtga